Genomic window (Helianthus annuus cultivar XRQ/B chromosome 3, HanXRQr2.0-SUNRISE, whole genome shotgun sequence):
GTATAACGTACGTGAACCCGAGCGTCCACCGGGCCGAGACAAAACAAAAAAGGAGCGGGCCAAGGGAAAAGGAAAGGAAACGGTGGACCCGAACATGGTTGAGTTTATGGGACACCTAAAAGTGTACAACGACATATCGGCCCAAAAGTCGAAGGCGAAGGAGCGGGCCGTCGAAGAAAAAAGTCGTGCATCGGACGAGAAGTTAAAAGATAAGGTCCGATTGTCGAATGAGAAAATCCGAATCTCCGATGAAAAAATTCGGCTTAAGGAATGGGAAATAATGATGATGAATGTCGAGAACGAACCCGAGCcgaaacgttcgatgttgaaaaaactaCAAAACGACATCATGAAAAAGCATCAAATTATTtaactttatgtttatttttattaagtcttttttttaagtttatgttttttttaatatttatgtaatgtgtgtttaatattaatgaaaatattttattagtgTATTTgtcaaatgtaaaaaaaaataaaataataaaaaacataaaaaaaacataaaaagtgttgaaggactatgactaggatcaTCCTACCATGCcttctagttttggaggatggaccatcttagtgaggactatgatgtgtcgcctaggtggcggatcatcctccaaggatggtccatcaccataccatgtagtcttagtgtaatttagggtgaaagtATGATGGGTTGGATGTTGCCTTATTACGTATTTCCTCAAACCgaaaaatcaattacatattttccATTCCTAACTCATATATATTACATAGTTCCCCGTTGCATTTAAATAACTCTTATTTATGACTATTTAACCGTTAATGAACTATTGACTAAATATTTACATATTTCTCCACTCTAATATGTAAAAccaattacatatttacccaaaaCCATAATGCTcataataaaaacataaattCCATTCAAAATCATAAGTTTCGTTCATAATAAATTTCGttcaaaaaaacataaaatccgTTCATAATATAATAAATACGAGACCAAAAATTTGAAACTGCTCAAGTTTGACTAATTACTTTCACGTCTTTTTTGTACTCTTTCCTCATCTCCTTTTACTTGTTAAGGCTTGACGTTGAGTAGGATCTTCAGGTGCTGattttttgaaagctaaaacaaTAACGTTTTTTATATGAGTTCTTAGCTAACCGAAAATAACCTccatattttaatttaatcttgtACTTAGTTGATCGTTGGCCAACAACATTCTCAAGTAGTATTGGTGATTCTGCCCATTCTCCTAAATTGGTGTAAATGAGTTATTTTTCATATCATATTTCATATAAATCACCTAATGAATAAAAGAAAAGAATATAAATCACCTGATCATTCAAACCAGACAAAAATGATACTAACCTTTTCCATTGCAAATGAAAATATACAACATAATCAAACAATATTAACACAAATAAATAGTTTAATATAAGCAAacgattaaaaaaataaaaatactatAAAATAATTTAAGTTGGGCATCAGCTCCAATCTCAAATATGTAGCCCATTCTCAGTTATGTTGGGCTAAAAATCCACAAC
Coding sequences:
- the LOC110928087 gene encoding glutathione S-transferase T3-like; translated protein: MMDQGPYRDIDSVSSKWRKLNSAINRFCEEYNKLYTSDRRSGWNDEDVFKMALQKYKQNHGSNFPHVRAWMVVKDDPKWAPIPNEVAMAKRQKTSETGSLSAGGSDARCHINLNDDADYDEDEYNVREPERPPGRDKTKKERAKGKGKETVDPNMVEFMGHLKVYNDISAQKSKAKERAVEEKSRASDEKLKDKVRLSNEKIRISDEKIRLKEWEIMMMNVENEPEPKRSMLKKLQNDIMKKHQII